The genomic interval CACAGATCGTCGACCGCGCCGGCATCGAGCGCTCTGGCGCGCGTGATGTCGCCGATGTGCTGCAGAACCTGCCGGGCGTGGTCGTTACCCGCTCGGGTGGCCCGGGTCAGCCGAGTCGCGTGTCCATTCGCGGCTCATCCGCAAATCAGGTCCTCGTGCTGCTGGACGGTGTGCCTCTCAACTCCGCGTTGTCGGGTGCCGCAGATCTCTCCCTGTTGCCGGTGGAGAACGTGGAGCGCATCACGGTGCTGACCGGCGCGCAGTCGGCACGCTACGGTCCACGCGCCATGGCCGGTGTCATTGAGGTGGTGACGCGCCGTCCGCGCACCGAACAGTCGCTGGTGTTGCGCACAGGGGCATTGGGCGAATGGGGTGCAGCCGCCGCGGTCGCCCATCAGGCTCCCGTGGGTGGACGTCAGGGCTCGTGGTCGCTGGGCGTCGATCATCGGGCCACACGAGGGGACTTTCGTTTTGCACTGCCGGCGGTGCGAGGTGGCGGATGGGCCCGGCGTGAAAACGCCGATGTGGCCAACACGCAGGTGGTGGCGGGCGCATCGCTGGACGGGCGTGCGCAGCAGGTCGTGCTTCGGGCCACCTATGGTCACACGAGGCGCGGCATGGCGGGCTCCATCGTGCAGCCTTCGCTGACGGGGCGTCAGGTGTTCGATCGCGCCAGTGTAGGCGCCACGTCACAGCACACGCTGTCCGACTGGGTGTTCACCCACAGCCTCGATGCGGCGCGCGAGTCCGCCGTGTTCGCCGATGCCACGCCGCCCTTTGGCGCGGCCTTTGACAACAGCACGACGGCCACGACACTCGCCGCCGCGTCCAGTGCCACGCGAGTCTGGCGCGGTGTGACCACGGCGGCCGGTGTCGAATGGCGGCACTTGGGAGTGCGCGCCAATGCGCTCGCTTCGGGCGCTCCCACCGGACAGACGTTGCTGGGCAGCTGGGTGAACGCACGTCGCGAGCAGGCCGTAGGCCGGAGTGCATGGCGATGGACAACGGAAGGCGCGCTGCGTGCCGACCACAGCACGCTGCTGGACGGTGTGGCCTGGTCGCCCCGCGTGGCCACGCAGTTCACGCGCAGCGCCTGGTCCACCGGCACACTGTCGATGGGCGTCAGTTATGGCGCCGGCTTTGCGCCGCCCACGCTGGCCGATCAGTTCTTCCAGGAAGGGGTGCAGGTGCGCGCCAATCCGGCGCTGCGCCCAGAGCGCACGCGGCACGATGTGGAAGTGCGGCTGTCCGCGCGCGAGTTGCCACGCTTCGGAGCGCTATGGCACGCCGAGGCGGCCAGGTACCGGGCCGACGTTGATGGCATGATCCTTTGGCTGCCCGACTTCCGGTTCATCTGGAGTCCAAGCAACTACGATGCCACGCGTCGCGGCTGGGAACTGCGCGGGGGCCTACGCATTCCGCGCTGGCATCTCGATCTGCAAGGTGGCCTCGACGAATCGCGTGTCAGCTATGCTGGCGGCATTCTCAGCGGACAGGTGGCGTATCGTCCGCGTCGCACTGCCAATCTCCAGATCGGTAGCAGTCTCGGTACAACGCGCGCCGAGTTCGTGCTGCGTCACGTGGGTGTGCGCCGCGTAGTGGCCGGTTCGGCGCTCAATGCGCTGCCGGCCTACCGCATGGCGGATGCCCGCCTGTCCACCGAATGGCAGCGTGCCGGTTGGACGCTGCAACCCATGCTCGCGGTGGAGAATCTCCTCTCCACGCAAGCCGCGATGCTGGTGGATTACCCCTTTCCCACTCGCTTGTGGAGCATCGCGCTTCGCCTGCGTCCGCCGTCCGCTTCGGCACTCCCCTGAACCCTGCGTCGCACATGTCACACAATTCACCGTCCGCTCTCCGCACCGTGCTCGCTCGCTGGTCGCGATTGGCCCTGATCACCACCACCATCGGCGTGGCCGCTTGCGGTGATGACACCATCACCGAACCCACACCGGCGCCTGGCTTCTTGGGTGGTGTGGCTGGCAATCGCGAGATCGGCATCGTCGTCAATACCGGGACCAAGTCCCTCACCCTGTTCCAGCTCGGTGCGCCAACGGTCACTCAGCAGATTCCGCTTGGCTCGAGCGCCACAGTCACCCCGGTGGGTTTCTCCCTCCGTGGCCGTCGCGCCGCCGTACCACTCGGCAATGCGGCCAGCGTGGCGCTGGTTGATCTCAGCACATCGAGCGTGAGTCGATTCTTCACTTTCCCGAGTGGCAATGCCACGGGCTCGGTGTGGAGCAACGACACCACGGTGTTTGCCGCCAACACGGCCACCAACCGTGTCGGCCGTTTCTATATCAATCAGACCGGCACGGACATCACCAGTAGTGTGGAGGTGGCGCCGTCGCCCACCGCGATGGCATTTGCCGCGGGTCGTGTGCTGGCCGTGTCGGGCAACCTGGCCAACTTCGTGCCGGTCGGTGAAGGCGTGGTGACCGCCATCAATCCCGTGACGATGGCCGTGATTGCCACGGTGCAGACCGGTGGCACCAATCCCACCGAAGCGGCTGTGGGCCCCGATGGATTGCTGTACGTGGTCAACACCGGCAACTACGTGGCGCCGGCCAGTATGGCCATCATCGATCCGTCGAGCATGCAGCGCGTCGCGCTCATCAGCCCGCTGAGCGTGGGTGCCGGACACATTGCCATCGACGCCGAGGGGCTCGCATACATCTCGAGCTTCTCCGACGCCACCGTGGTCTTCAACACCCGCACCCGGACCTGGGTGCGCGGGCCAGACAATCCGGTGTGCGCCCGCCGTGCGGCCAGCAACACCTGCCGAGGCGCCGCGTCGGCCACGGCCGCCAGTTCGGGCGTGATGTATCAGACATTCTTCGGCAGTGCGGCCCAGAGTCTCGCGCCCTATGTGTTTGTCTACGACAGGAGCACGTTCGTGTTGCGGGACAGCATCGCGGTGGGTGCCGGCCCCATGTCGATCACGGTCCGTACGTTCTGATAAGTGCACACGTTCTGGGGTGGCCCGGTGCGTGGTGCGGTGTCCGTTGCCCTGGTCACCGACTGGTGTCTTGGCGAACCGCCCGCTCGGTTTCATCCCACCGTGTGGATGGGCGCCTGGTTGCGCCGTGCGCGCGCACACGCGCATGTCATGGCGAGCGCACGTGGCGATACAAGGGCAGCACTGCGTGAGTTGGCGGCGGGTAGTGCGTGGGTGCTGCTCGGGCTCCTGCTGGTGTGCGCCGCGTCGCTCGCGTTGACCGGGTTGCTGACGTGGGTGCTGGCAGCGGCTGCCGCGCGCGGTGCCGGATTGCCGGGCGTATCGCGCCGCGACGTCGGCGTCTCGCTCGAACCATTGGCGGCCCTGACTCACGGTGTGCTGCTCAAGCCCGCCATGGCGGCGCGTGCCCTGCTGGATGCGACCCATGCAGTGCAGCAGGCTCTCACCATGCCCGACGAACACGCCGGTCTGGTGGAGGCGCGCCGCCAACTGGCCTGGCATCTGGTGTCACGTCCAACACAGGATCTTCGCGCCGACGAAGTGGCAGGCGCCGCGCTCGCATCGCTGGCCGAGAACTTCTCCGACAGTATCGTGGCGCCATTGCTGGCGTACCGCGTGGCCGGGCTGCCGGGCGCGTACGCCTATCGCTTTGTGAACACGGCCGACGCCGTACTCGGGTATCGCAGTCCGGAGCTCGAACGGTTCGGCAAGCCCGCCGCCCGCCTCGATGATCTGTGCAATCTCGTTCCGGCGCGTGTGGCGGGCACGGCGTTGCTGCTGGCCAGCGTGTTGTGCAAGGCCTCACCGCGGGGCGCCTGGCGCTGTCTGTGCCATGATGCGCGGCGCACACCAAGCCCCAATGGCGGCTGGCCCATGGCCGCCATGGCTGGTGCTTTGGGTGTCGTGCTGGATAAGCGTCAGACGTACACGCTGAATGCCACAGGCCGCGCGCCAACCGCGCACGATCTGATCACAGGTCGTCGACTGGTGCGTATGGCGACGCTGCTGGTGGTGGTGGGCATTGAACTGTCCTACCTGAGCTGACGCGTGCCCACGCCTGCTTCGCATATGGCGCGGCTCGCGCCGGCCGTGCATGGCGGACGCGCCGCGCTGCCTGATGAGCAGGCAGCGGTGCTCGACTTCAGCGTCTGCCTCAATGCCTACGGTCCGTCATCGGTGGTACGCGAGGCCATGACCACCTGCGCCGTGGACGAGTATCCGGATCCCACGGCGAGGGCCGCGCGGAGGGCAGCGGCGGGCTGTTGGCGCTGTGATGCGGACTGGCTCATGATGGGCGCCGGCTCGGCTGAGCTGCTGCACGCCATCTGCCGCGCCTACCTCGCCCCAGAGCGTCGAGCCGTCGTGCTGCGTCCCTGTTTTGGAGAGTACGAACGTGCCGCGATTCTGGCCGGCGCGTCCGTGCACGGCGTGCACGATGTGGCGGCCATGGTGGAATGCCTGGCGTACGACGTGCACGTGGCCTTCGTGGCAACACCGGATAGTCCGTGCGGGCGCAGCATGCCACGCGACGCGTTGGAGAGGCTGGCCAACGCCTGCGTGGCGCACGACGTCCTGCTGGTGGTCGATCAGGCCTATGACGCCTTCACACCCACACCGCTCGGCACTCCGATACTCCCGGATCGTGCACACGTCGTGCACCTGCGCTCCATGACCAAGGAGCATGCCCTGGCCGGCGTCCGCGTGGCCTTTGCGCACGGTCATCCTGAGGTGTTGGCGCAGATCGAGGCGGCCCGTGTGCCGTGGGCCAGCAGCCAGTTGGCCCAGGCGGCGGCGAAAGCGCTCTTCACACCGGAAGCGCGGGATCATGCGCGGGAGACGGTGCAGCGACTGCGCGCCGAGAGCCTGCAGCTCGAGCTCGCGCTCCGTCGTCAAGGCATCGCGGTGTCTTCCAGCGATACACACTACCGACTCATCGGTTGTCGGAGTGCCGCCGACGCGCGTGCCGTCTTGCTCCGGCACGAGCGTATGCTGGTGCGCGATTGCAGTTCCTTCGGACTCCCGCGCCACATTCGCGTGGCCGCCCGCCGTCCTCACGAGAATGCCAGACTGTTGCGCGCCATAGCCGCGCAGGCCACCCACTTCCAGACGGGCCATGACTGAACGCACACCCCACACGCAGGGCGCAGGCACCGAGGTGCCGGACTCCAGCGAAAAAGACAGCGGTGGGCAGGATACCCCGCGCACGGACCCGCTGCAGCAACCAGCCGTCACGCGTCTTGCCAACGGTCGGCAGGTGCCTATCCCGAGGCAAAAGCGCCCCGGCCCCTACCGCGTGCCGCCTCGCGCGCAGCGACATGGCTTGCTCATCGTCAACACCGGCGACGGCAAGGGCAAGACCACGGCGGCGCTTGGTGTGCTGCTGCGTGCCTATGGTCGCGGCATGGAGGTAGGCATGTATCAGTTCGTGAAGCGACTCACCAACACCGGTGAGCATCGCGTGGCGCGGCGCCTTGGCGTGGTCATGGAGGCGCTGGGGGCGGGCTGCACGGGTGCACGCAGCGTAACAGACACCGATATCGCACGGGCGCGGGCCGGCTGGCAGCGCGTGCAGGGCGTTCTTGCGGAAGGTCGCTACGACGTGCTCATCCTGGATGAACTGACCCTGCCCATGACCTGGGGGTGGCTCGACGAGCAGGAAGTCATCGACGCCCTGCGCGGTCGGGCACAGGGCACCCACGTCATCGTCACGGGTCGTCATGCCCCAGAGGCCCTGGTGGCGGCGGCCGATCTCGTGACAGACATGCGGGTCATCAAGCATCCCTACCGCAGCGAGGGTCTCAAGGCCCAGGGAGGCATCGACGTATGAGCACCGATCGCACAAGACGGCGCGGTCTTTTGCTGGTCAACACCGGAAATGGCAAGGGCAAGTCCACGGCCGCACTGGGCATTCTGGTTCGGGCGGCGGGATACGACTTCTCCATCGGCATGTTCCAGTTCATCAAGAGTGCGGAGACTCGATACGGCGAACACATTGCCGCGGAGCTGCTTGGTGTGGACATCGTACCACTCGGCGACGGCTTCACCTGGCTATCCGAAGACATCAATGCAGACCGGGCCCTCGCTGAGCGGGGCTGGCAGCGCGTGCGGGAGGTGATCGAGGCCGGGACGTTCGACATCCTCATTCTCGATGAGCTGACCTACTGCCTGACCTACGGATGGCTCGAGGAAGAGGAGGTGCTGCGTGTACTGCGGGCGCGACCCTCGTGGATGCATGTGGTGGTCACGGGCCGCAACGCCTCACCCGCACTCATCGACGCAGCAGACCTCGTGACGGAGATGCACCTCGTCAAGCATCCGTTCCGTGAGCAGGGCATTGGTGCGCAACCGGGTATCGAGCTGTGACGCACACACGGACAGAAGTGGCCGCGTCGGTGCGCCTGCTGCTGGTGCGCCATGGGGAAACGCCACACAATGCGGCCGGTCGCTGCCAGGGACAGCTTGATGTGCCCATGCAGGACATCGGTGAACAGCAGGTTCTTCGCTTGGCCGCCCGACTGACGACGTCCGTACTGGATGCGGTGGACGCCGTGTATACCTCGCCGATGCTGCGTGCCTGGCGCACGGCGCAGTTGCTCATGGGGGATCGTGATTGTCCCTGTGTGGATGCCCCGCAGCTGATGGAGCTCCACTACGGCAGCGTGCAGGGGCTGGCCGACGCTTCATGGCCGACTGGGCTCAGCGCTGACTGGCGTTCTGACCCCTGGCGGGTGGCGTTCCCGAATGGGGAGTCGCTATCGCTCCTTCAGTCTCGTGTGCATCGCGTGCTGCGGCAGGTGACGCAGGCGCATGCTGGTCAGACGGTGATGCTGTCCACGCATGGCCTGGTTCTGCGGGTCTTGTTGCAGGAGGCGCTGGGGCTCACCGGCGCAGACTTCTGGCGGCTTCGCATTCCCAATGCGTCGGCGTGGTGGATGTCCTGCAGCATATGCGCGGAGGGCCTCGTGCTGGGCGACGTGCAGCGTGCCGAGCCGCGCGTCACCGTGCCAGCGGCACAGGCGGCCATGGCCGACAAGACCATGCCGCTCGGTGCCATGGGAGAAGTGGAGCGCGTGGCCGTGCAGGCGGCGGTAGTGCAGCAGACCGTGGAGCCGGTGATCGATCGCGTGGGGTTGTGCATTTTCGCGGCCGACCACGGCATAACAGCAGAAGGGGTCAGCGCCTACCCGGCGGCGGTGACGGCGGAGATGACTCGCAACTTCGCGCGCGGTGGGGCGGCCATCAATGTGCTGGCGCGTGCGCATGACCTCACGCTCGATGTGGTGGATGTCGGCGTGAATGGTTCACTGGAGGCGTGGCCCAATCTGGTGGCGGCCAAGGTGGCGCCTGGGACAGACAACTTCCGACGCGCGCCGGCCATGTCACCGGCCATGCTGGATCAGGCGCTGGCCGTGGGCGCGGAGCGCGCACAGCGCATGGTGCGCTGCGGCATGGACGCCATCGCCCTCGGCGAGATGGGCATCGGTAACACCACCAGCGCGGCGGCGCTGCTGAGTGCCTTCACGGGCCTCCCGGCCGAACGCACGGTCGGCGCCGGCACGGGCGTGCAGGGCCAGGGCCTTCAACACAAGCGCGGGGTGGTGGACGACGCCCTCGCGTGGCATCGGGCGGCGCTCGCAGCCAGTGGGGTGCAGACTCCGGACACGCGCGAATGGCTGCGGCGCGTGGGAGGATTGGAAATTGCCGCCATGGCCGGAGCCGCCATGGCGGTCGTCGAGCATCCGGTGCTGCTGGTGGCAGACGGATTCATCTCCACGGTAGCCGTGTTGGCGGCGGCGCGCATGCTGCACGAGTCCGCGGCGCAGTCGAGCGTCTTGTCCGAAACATCCTCCGCGTTTGCA from Gemmatimonas sp. UBA7669 carries:
- a CDS encoding TonB-dependent receptor, with amino-acid sequence MISRPSGTVSALLWRVAQRTVCAGLLLAPSAVQARQVTGEVRGRVIDATDRVPVAGAQVELEGTAVRLRTASDGSFHVRSLDPRLHRVRVQALGYRSTAVDVQVVNARVSEVEISLARVAATLTTQQVRATQDTAAFHAQIVDRAGIERSGARDVADVLQNLPGVVVTRSGGPGQPSRVSIRGSSANQVLVLLDGVPLNSALSGAADLSLLPVENVERITVLTGAQSARYGPRAMAGVIEVVTRRPRTEQSLVLRTGALGEWGAAAAVAHQAPVGGRQGSWSLGVDHRATRGDFRFALPAVRGGGWARRENADVANTQVVAGASLDGRAQQVVLRATYGHTRRGMAGSIVQPSLTGRQVFDRASVGATSQHTLSDWVFTHSLDAARESAVFADATPPFGAAFDNSTTATTLAAASSATRVWRGVTTAAGVEWRHLGVRANALASGAPTGQTLLGSWVNARREQAVGRSAWRWTTEGALRADHSTLLDGVAWSPRVATQFTRSAWSTGTLSMGVSYGAGFAPPTLADQFFQEGVQVRANPALRPERTRHDVEVRLSARELPRFGALWHAEAARYRADVDGMILWLPDFRFIWSPSNYDATRRGWELRGGLRIPRWHLDLQGGLDESRVSYAGGILSGQVAYRPRRTANLQIGSSLGTTRAEFVLRHVGVRRVVAGSALNALPAYRMADARLSTEWQRAGWTLQPMLAVENLLSTQAAMLVDYPFPTRLWSIALRLRPPSASALP
- a CDS encoding YncE family protein codes for the protein MLARWSRLALITTTIGVAACGDDTITEPTPAPGFLGGVAGNREIGIVVNTGTKSLTLFQLGAPTVTQQIPLGSSATVTPVGFSLRGRRAAVPLGNAASVALVDLSTSSVSRFFTFPSGNATGSVWSNDTTVFAANTATNRVGRFYINQTGTDITSSVEVAPSPTAMAFAAGRVLAVSGNLANFVPVGEGVVTAINPVTMAVIATVQTGGTNPTEAAVGPDGLLYVVNTGNYVAPASMAIIDPSSMQRVALISPLSVGAGHIAIDAEGLAYISSFSDATVVFNTRTRTWVRGPDNPVCARRAASNTCRGAASATAASSGVMYQTFFGSAAQSLAPYVFVYDRSTFVLRDSIAVGAGPMSITVRTF
- a CDS encoding CobD/CbiB family cobalamin biosynthesis protein, whose amino-acid sequence is MHTFWGGPVRGAVSVALVTDWCLGEPPARFHPTVWMGAWLRRARAHAHVMASARGDTRAALRELAAGSAWVLLGLLLVCAASLALTGLLTWVLAAAAARGAGLPGVSRRDVGVSLEPLAALTHGVLLKPAMAARALLDATHAVQQALTMPDEHAGLVEARRQLAWHLVSRPTQDLRADEVAGAALASLAENFSDSIVAPLLAYRVAGLPGAYAYRFVNTADAVLGYRSPELERFGKPAARLDDLCNLVPARVAGTALLLASVLCKASPRGAWRCLCHDARRTPSPNGGWPMAAMAGALGVVLDKRQTYTLNATGRAPTAHDLITGRRLVRMATLLVVVGIELSYLS
- a CDS encoding pyridoxal phosphate-dependent aminotransferase; the encoded protein is MPTPASHMARLAPAVHGGRAALPDEQAAVLDFSVCLNAYGPSSVVREAMTTCAVDEYPDPTARAARRAAAGCWRCDADWLMMGAGSAELLHAICRAYLAPERRAVVLRPCFGEYERAAILAGASVHGVHDVAAMVECLAYDVHVAFVATPDSPCGRSMPRDALERLANACVAHDVLLVVDQAYDAFTPTPLGTPILPDRAHVVHLRSMTKEHALAGVRVAFAHGHPEVLAQIEAARVPWASSQLAQAAAKALFTPEARDHARETVQRLRAESLQLELALRRQGIAVSSSDTHYRLIGCRSAADARAVLLRHERMLVRDCSSFGLPRHIRVAARRPHENARLLRAIAAQATHFQTGHD
- the cobO gene encoding cob(I)yrinic acid a,c-diamide adenosyltransferase, which codes for MTERTPHTQGAGTEVPDSSEKDSGGQDTPRTDPLQQPAVTRLANGRQVPIPRQKRPGPYRVPPRAQRHGLLIVNTGDGKGKTTAALGVLLRAYGRGMEVGMYQFVKRLTNTGEHRVARRLGVVMEALGAGCTGARSVTDTDIARARAGWQRVQGVLAEGRYDVLILDELTLPMTWGWLDEQEVIDALRGRAQGTHVIVTGRHAPEALVAAADLVTDMRVIKHPYRSEGLKAQGGIDV
- the cobO gene encoding cob(I)yrinic acid a,c-diamide adenosyltransferase, which gives rise to MSTDRTRRRGLLLVNTGNGKGKSTAALGILVRAAGYDFSIGMFQFIKSAETRYGEHIAAELLGVDIVPLGDGFTWLSEDINADRALAERGWQRVREVIEAGTFDILILDELTYCLTYGWLEEEEVLRVLRARPSWMHVVVTGRNASPALIDAADLVTEMHLVKHPFREQGIGAQPGIEL
- the cobT gene encoding nicotinate-nucleotide--dimethylbenzimidazole phosphoribosyltransferase, with amino-acid sequence MTHTRTEVAASVRLLLVRHGETPHNAAGRCQGQLDVPMQDIGEQQVLRLAARLTTSVLDAVDAVYTSPMLRAWRTAQLLMGDRDCPCVDAPQLMELHYGSVQGLADASWPTGLSADWRSDPWRVAFPNGESLSLLQSRVHRVLRQVTQAHAGQTVMLSTHGLVLRVLLQEALGLTGADFWRLRIPNASAWWMSCSICAEGLVLGDVQRAEPRVTVPAAQAAMADKTMPLGAMGEVERVAVQAAVVQQTVEPVIDRVGLCIFAADHGITAEGVSAYPAAVTAEMTRNFARGGAAINVLARAHDLTLDVVDVGVNGSLEAWPNLVAAKVAPGTDNFRRAPAMSPAMLDQALAVGAERAQRMVRCGMDAIALGEMGIGNTTSAAALLSAFTGLPAERTVGAGTGVQGQGLQHKRGVVDDALAWHRAALAASGVQTPDTREWLRRVGGLEIAAMAGAAMAVVEHPVLLVADGFISTVAVLAAARMLHESAAQSSVLSETSSAFALLERLVLSHRSSETGHAEAIRALNGMRSTLRQGEPLGEVPIRPLLDLGMRLGEGSGAAMAVPLLRSATALMRQMATFSDAGVSTAHA